The following are from one region of the Sorghum bicolor cultivar BTx623 chromosome 2, Sorghum_bicolor_NCBIv3, whole genome shotgun sequence genome:
- the LOC8083896 gene encoding uncharacterized protein LOC8083896, with protein MATSGSGGNEPGGRPWTATSTWVPGPAGGAVEDAVSFETSDDDAEASPAGVVLCHPPADSDRDMTPCPCEVTVSFRGKYEIHRVYVRSTARIYELYHSPDPKGASKDYLCTVRCGLAVKEPQPCGEESMSQWTGSASNSDKREHEAKSVSSGSDEDNWVDVKIPESPAGNKTLESQERNAIRTCQENTLAHYEATAEMTDVNPCVSLTIRFLSLQSKASVHIEEIYIFADHVESTSDVSVRGPGNMGGSSLLAMLVPGLMQMSKSRNLKIDDSYFSDGSRNQESSTCKRVTQEAVLCSTNDSKYTSVGIESAMSPTVGVTVSDEKNSQGEFQFKDPDSLPLPVQTLGSTQASSVKDQRELNTGHVGNPLLKENFIPYNHIERKLDTLLSKVEKMELCCSRFENSMIKPLGSIEARLQRLEEQFSSFSMDIQSLRGSSAFRSATDGMSNTMRSQEEAHNDANDNSISTTDRKPGLAVRAPDFMSDDYCGYNVITNGNHVSFRGPSVVPRLLVKATDFIAQPELTDASLHDGSASEKEHKTSPGLVVKVPEFPDDDDDDDDDDDDDDDDGEDNDYDNDDVEEKKQAEVCGDGDDHIWSDDTLRKSTAGDTNSKKPVSINGALASALEALLTSTKGTSSLKPAVCTSSNLGAENINDSFSCSLSPGKTGKMPTKDGSADQFLGTSGDANLVGAIMSSQDIDTTPSNSLSNEMLDSKVEINEQNDDLSTEKVAFVAITEPLDVPSRTDTIEESIDDASCVNRQSNGPNLDTMNCGPLDPPKPPTLFEPVDSGVQVNENRPSISLVEFLAARNASSCKNGTSEACLGNGDAEKLSFERKSAGAGKNSKNISQLLVKKALEADVDERNLLSSIPIGAKFEGSSSLDPRTSGHDINNTKEAVSDKECGLKDTENGFRLSSRMDSIFSQYHATDSKKKLVENSSLDWSLDESFSKQNGEHSWSSLSSMESFSRAPAREPVVSGNDTSGNYAEELLAGIGDRPVATHIFVEELQKVSDDLLYEFKDDMLGMTSAAKGTNKSSLSLEVLLAESSDSEAQISDLEGIDSGSGIGSAQLFSTLSSSDDDASAADEPLVDVADLSTPSEPYTSAPNEPLVDVADLTNPSVNEPSADVVDLLHTSNEPFDSLNDMPNPPEMSFGGSSGEHADSLI; from the exons TTATCTATGCACCGTGCGTTGTGGACTTGCTGTTAAAGAACCGCAGCCCTGTGGTGAAGAAAGTATGTCTCAGTGGACTGGCAGTGCTTCAAACAGCGACAAGCGTGAACATGAGGCAAAAAGTGTAAGTAGTGGTAGTGATGAAGATAATTGGGTTGATGTCAAGATTCCAGAATCTCCTGCTGGAAATAAAACACTAGAATCTCAAGAAAGGAATGCCATTCGAACCTGCCAAGAAAATACTCTG GCACACTATGAAGCTACTGCTGAGATGACTGATGTTAACCCTTGTGTGTCTCTTACTATACGGTTTCTATCACTTCAGTCGAAGGCATCAGTGCACATTGAGGAAATCTACATATTTGCTGATCATGTTGAGTCCACCAGTGATGTTTCAGTAAGAGGTCCTGGAAACATGGGAGGCAGTTCTTTGCTGGCAATGCTTGTTCCTGGCCTTATGCAAATGTCTAAATCAAGGAATTTGAAGATCGATGACAGTTATTTTTCTGATGGATCAAGGAATCAAGAGAGCAGCACATGCAAAAGGGTTACACAGGAAGCAGTGCTGTGTAGCACAAATGATTCAAAGTATACATCTGTAGGGATAGAAAGTGCAATGAGCCCTACAGTTGGTGTTACAGTATCTGATGAAAAAAATAGCCAAGGTGAGTTCCAGTTCAAGGACCCTGATTCTCTTCCATTGCCTGTACAAACATTAGGAAGTACACAAGCATCATCAGTGAAGGACCAGCGAGAATTGAACACAGGTCATGTTGGTAATCCCCTTCTGAAGGAAAACTTTATTCCTTATAATCATATTGAGAGAAAGCTGGATACTCTGCTCTCAAAGGTAGAGAAGATGGAATTATGTTGCTCTAGGTTTGAGAACAGCATGATAAAGCCCCTTGGTAGCATTGAGGCGAGGCTTCAGCGACTAGAGGAACAGTTTAGTTCGTTCTCCATGGATATTCAGTCTTTGAGAGGTTCTTCTGCATTTAGGTCAGCAACAGATGGTATGTCTAATACGATGCGCTCACAGGAGGAAGCACATAATGATGCTAATGATAACAGTATTTCTACAACTGACAGGAAACCAGGTTTAGCTGTCAGGGCGCCAGATTTTATGTCAGATGATTACTGTGGTTATAATGTAATAACTAATGGAAACCATGTTAGTTTTCGTGGGCCTAGTGTGGTGCCAAGGCTGCTTGTGAAGGCCACTGATTTTATTGCTCAACCTGAATTAACCGATGCAAGCCTCCATGATGGGTCTGCTTCTGAAAAGGAGCATAAGACTTCCCCGGGTTTAGTTGTCAAGGTTCCTGAATTcccagatgatgatgatgatgatgatgatgatgatgatgatgatgatgatgatggggagGATAATGATTATGACAACGATGACGTGGAAGAAAAGAAACAAGCAGAAGTTTGTGGTGATGGTGATGATCACATATGGTCTGATGATACTCTGAGGAAAAGCACAGCTGGCGACACAAATAGCAAAAAACCTGTATCTATCAATGGTGCATTGGCGTCCGCATTGGAAGCATTACTCACTTCCACCAAAGGAACATCATCTTTGAAACCTGCTGTTTGCACTAGCAGTAATTTAGGTGCTGAAAACATTAACGATTCCTTCAGTTGTTCCCTTTCTCCTGGAAAAACTGGCAAGATGCCCACTAAAGATGGTTCAGCTGACCAATTTCTGGGTACATCTGGTGATGCTAATTTGGTTGGTGCCATCATGTCTTCTCAAGATATTGATACAACTCCTAGCAATTCTCTCTCAAATGAAATGTTGGATAGCAAGGTTGAGATAAATGAACAGAACGATGATCTCAGTACAGAAAAGGTGGCATTTGTTGCGATCACAGAACCATTGGATGTTCCCTCACGCACTGATACAATTGAGGAATCTATTGATGATGCAAGTTGCGTGAATAGACAAAGCAATGGTCCTAATCTAGATACAATGAACTGTGGACCTTTGGATCCTCCTAAGCCTCCTACATTGTTTGAACCTGTTGATAGTGGAGTTCAGGTGAATGAAAATAGACCTTCCATATCCTTAGTGGAGTTTCTTGCAGCAAGGAATGCTAGCTCTTGTAAGAATGGTACTTCTGAGGCATGCCTTGGTAATGGTGATGCTGAAAAGCTGTCATTTGAGAGAAAATCAGCTGGAGCTGGTAAAAACTCGAAAAATATCAGTCAACTTCTAGTGAAGAAAGCTCTTGAGGCTGATGTGGACGAGAGAAATCTTTTGTCCAGCATACCCATTGGGGCAAAATTTGAAGGATCAAGCAGTCTTGACCCCAGAACTAGTGGGCACGATATTAATAATACAAAGGAAGCTGTCTCAGATAAGGAATGTGGCCTGAAGGATACAGAGAATGGATTTAGGCTCTCTTCGAGGATGGACTCTATATTTTCTCAGTATCATGCTACAGATTCCAAGAAAAAATTGGTTGAGAACAGCAGTTTGGACTGGAGTCTAGATGAGAGTTTCTCAAAACAGAATGGGGAACATTCCTGGTCAAGTTTGAGTAGTATGGAGTCGTTTAGTCGAGCACCTGCCAGAGAACCTGTTGTTTCAGGGAATGACACATCAGGAAATTACGCGGAAGAACTTCTTGCAGGCATTGGAGATCGTCCTGTTGCAACACATATTTTTGTGGAAGAGCTCCAAAAGGTTTCTGATGATTTGCTTTATGAGTTTAAGGATGACATGCTAGGCATGACCTCCGCAGCAAAGGGTACAAATAAGAGCAGCCTGTCCCTTGAAGTCTTGCTTGCTGAATCATCTGATTCTGAAGCACAAATTTCTGATCTGGAGGGTATTGACAGTGGTTCTGGTATTGGCTCAGCTCAACTGTTTAGTACACTCTCATCTTCAGATGACGATGCTTCTGCTGCAGACGAGCCTTTAGTTGATGTTGCTGACCTGAGTACACCATCAGAGCCATATACTTCTGCCCCCAATGAGCCTCTGGTTGACGTGGCTGACCTGACAAACCCTTCGGTGAATGAGCCTTCGGCTGATGTGGTTGATCTGCTACATACTTCAAACGAGCCGTTCGACAGTTTGAATGATATGCCAAACCCTCCAGAGATGTCTTTTGGTGGGAGCAGTGGAGAACATGCTGACAGTCTTATATAA